A window of the Pseudomonadota bacterium genome harbors these coding sequences:
- a CDS encoding crossover junction endodeoxyribonuclease RuvC, producing the protein MIILGIDPGLASTGFGAINCSSQSTSLLKCGSIKTSQNIHISNRLFQIYNDMSYLIDTISPDIIAIENAFSLIRYPRAGILLGSVLGIIYLLVSQKKLKIVEITPKEVKNALVGYGSANKKQVSETIQKILHIGEIKSFHASDALAIALTAFYRESPLRLR; encoded by the coding sequence GTGATCATCCTTGGCATAGACCCAGGTTTAGCAAGTACAGGTTTTGGCGCGATAAATTGCAGTAGTCAATCCACTTCCCTTTTGAAATGTGGATCTATAAAAACATCTCAGAATATACACATTTCAAACAGGCTGTTTCAGATATACAACGACATGAGCTATCTCATCGATACTATAAGTCCTGATATTATTGCCATCGAGAATGCCTTTTCTCTTATAAGATATCCCCGGGCCGGTATTTTGTTGGGAAGTGTACTGGGTATTATATATTTGCTGGTTTCACAAAAAAAGCTAAAGATAGTTGAGATTACACCAAAAGAGGTAAAAAACGCCTTAGTTGGATATGGTAGTGCAAACAAAAAACAGGTCAGCGAAACAATTCAAAAAATACTACATATAGGCGAAATTAAGTCTTTCCATGCTTCAGATGCCTTGGCAATTGCATTAACTGCATTTTACAGAGAAAGTCCCTTGAGGCTTCGATGA
- the ruvB gene encoding Holliday junction branch migration DNA helicase RuvB, translating into MREDNALDNEQNINLRPRLLSEYVGQEIIVETLKIAIEAALKRNEPLEHILFNGPPGLGKTTLSHIVANEMGARIITSSGPALEKGGDLMGLLTHLENGDVFFIDEIHRIPKVVEEFLYPAMEDFAVDFIFDKGVHARTHRYKLEYFTLIGATTRAGLLSSPLRERFGITRDLDFYNERDLVHIVKRSASILKISIDDDGAFETAKRSRGTPRVANRLLKRIRDYAQVRADGNITKNVAVNALALEGIDECGLGKLDRKLLRTIILNYKGGPAGIEALAATLQIETDVLIEVIEPYLLKTGFIIRTSQGRKATEKAYLHLNVPYKGKSEVSLF; encoded by the coding sequence ATGCGCGAAGACAATGCGCTGGATAATGAACAAAATATTAACTTAAGGCCCAGGCTGCTTTCAGAATATGTAGGCCAGGAAATAATTGTTGAAACACTCAAAATTGCTATAGAGGCAGCATTAAAAAGAAATGAACCTTTAGAGCATATCCTCTTTAACGGTCCACCGGGATTGGGAAAAACTACACTTTCACATATAGTTGCAAATGAAATGGGTGCGAGAATCATAACATCTTCGGGGCCGGCACTTGAAAAAGGTGGGGATTTGATGGGGCTTCTTACCCATTTAGAGAATGGCGATGTCTTTTTTATTGACGAAATTCATAGAATACCCAAGGTTGTGGAAGAATTTCTCTATCCGGCTATGGAGGATTTTGCAGTAGATTTTATATTTGACAAAGGTGTGCATGCAAGGACTCACCGATACAAACTTGAATATTTTACCTTAATTGGAGCGACGACAAGGGCAGGACTCTTGTCTTCTCCGTTAAGGGAACGTTTTGGCATTACAAGAGATCTTGATTTCTATAATGAAAGAGATCTTGTACATATTGTTAAGCGTTCTGCTTCAATATTAAAAATTTCCATAGATGATGATGGAGCTTTTGAAACGGCAAAAAGATCGAGAGGAACACCAAGGGTTGCCAATAGACTTCTGAAAAGGATTCGTGATTATGCACAAGTCAGGGCAGACGGAAATATAACAAAAAATGTTGCAGTAAATGCATTAGCCTTAGAAGGTATAGATGAATGCGGACTTGGAAAATTGGATAGAAAACTATTGCGGACAATTATTTTAAACTATAAAGGTGGTCCTGCAGGGATTGAAGCGCTTGCTGCAACGCTTCAAATTGAAACAGATGTTCTGATAGAAGTAATTGAACCATACTTGTTAAAAACCGGTTTTATAATAAGAACTTCACAGGGGAGAAAAGCTACAGAAAAAGCATACCTTCATCTTAACGTTCCATATAAAGGCAAGTCAGAAGTTTCTTTATTTTAG
- a CDS encoding YebC/PmpR family DNA-binding transcriptional regulator, with translation MSGHSKWSSIKHKKGAADAKRGKIFTKLIKEITTAARIGGGDPESNARLRTAVSQAKIENMPRDNIERAIKKGAGALEGGESYEEYTYEGYGPSGVAILVEVLTDNKKRTTADVRHVLTKYNGNLGESGCVSWLFDKKGYISFDKNNVDEDRIIELALETGAEDVASNDNEIEVITDVTNFETIRKMFESNNIKYTVAEISMVPQTSVKLEGKNADSMLKLLEMLEDSDDVQKVYANFDISFEEMERLAGGK, from the coding sequence ATGTCCGGACATAGCAAATGGAGTTCAATTAAGCATAAAAAAGGCGCAGCCGACGCAAAACGTGGAAAAATATTCACAAAACTTATCAAAGAAATTACTACAGCAGCAAGGATTGGTGGTGGTGACCCTGAATCAAATGCGAGACTTCGAACTGCCGTTTCTCAGGCAAAAATTGAAAATATGCCAAGAGATAACATTGAAAGGGCAATAAAGAAAGGAGCTGGCGCCCTTGAAGGTGGTGAGAGTTATGAAGAGTATACATATGAAGGGTATGGCCCCAGTGGTGTAGCCATCCTTGTCGAAGTGTTAACTGATAACAAAAAGAGGACAACTGCAGATGTTCGTCATGTTCTCACGAAGTATAATGGAAACCTTGGTGAATCAGGTTGTGTGTCTTGGCTGTTCGATAAAAAGGGATATATATCCTTTGATAAAAATAATGTGGATGAAGATAGAATTATTGAACTTGCCCTTGAGACGGGTGCAGAAGATGTTGCCTCAAATGATAACGAAATAGAAGTAATAACAGATGTTACAAATTTTGAAACCATAAGAAAGATGTTTGAATCAAACAATATAAAATATACTGTTGCAGAAATCAGCATGGTACCTCAAACGTCCGTAAAGCTTGAAGGAAAAAATGCCGATTCAATGTTAAAATTGTTGGAAATGCTTGAAGATTCTGATGATGTACAAAAGGTATATGCTAACTTCGATATCTCTTTTGAAGAAATGGAAAGATTAGCTGGCGGCAAGTAG
- a CDS encoding helix-hairpin-helix domain-containing protein, producing MISYLEGKLKRVYDDRLILLVDGIGYDIMVPIYVLNEIKKTTKTDDELNLYISYNQTERQPKPILVGFKNELDKEFFELFISVEDIGPAAAIKAIARPVREIARAIEDKDVKTLKQLKGIGERKADKIVATLKGKTAKYALIPETRLPADIKEDFRKEVESVLVSQLGHKLTEARKMIDEAMKINPSIGSSEELFEEVYRGQRR from the coding sequence ATGATATCATATCTTGAAGGAAAACTGAAAAGGGTATACGATGATCGCCTTATTCTCCTTGTTGACGGTATCGGATATGACATCATGGTTCCCATTTATGTACTGAATGAAATAAAAAAAACCACTAAAACAGATGATGAGCTAAACCTTTATATTTCTTATAATCAAACAGAGAGGCAGCCAAAACCAATCCTTGTAGGCTTTAAAAACGAACTGGATAAAGAATTTTTTGAGTTATTTATCTCTGTGGAAGATATAGGCCCTGCTGCTGCCATAAAGGCAATTGCAAGACCTGTAAGGGAAATTGCTCGTGCTATTGAGGATAAGGATGTAAAAACCTTAAAACAATTAAAAGGCATAGGCGAAAGGAAAGCTGATAAAATTGTAGCCACCCTTAAAGGAAAAACTGCCAAGTACGCACTAATACCGGAAACAAGATTGCCTGCCGATATCAAAGAAGATTTCAGAAAAGAGGTCGAAAGCGTACTTGTTTCTCAATTAGGACATAAATTAACAGAGGCACGTAAAATGATTGACGAGGCTATGAAAATAAATCCATCCATAGGTTCTTCCGAAGAATTATTTGAAGAAGTGTATAGGGGCCAAAGACGTTGA
- a CDS encoding DUF4115 domain-containing protein codes for MKKKNPLGKSLSEIIAQTQLSINTDIKKIIDDAIIEPISHKTKENKVVKQNLTNQVHSLELSVVGQLLKDKREEKLLSVEYISRNLCLQRSIIESIEHGNWGDLPHIVYVKGYVRKYAELLGNYDQILPYINENQLEKDNEKLNNKKNDKIEKDIKHFSTHKRTSKTIYIYSAIIILILGFFIFDKTQKDRSEISKLETAVQVSNNINDGNSKRNIPDFIDTKKLMITCNERTWINVIIDDTEKKEFMLKPQEVVMFNAKEKFDLLIGNAGGVKLILNGKDIGFTGENGQVKRVILP; via the coding sequence AAACACAATTATCAATAAATACAGACATAAAAAAAATAATAGATGATGCAATAATTGAACCCATTAGCCATAAAACCAAAGAAAACAAAGTAGTCAAACAAAACTTGACAAATCAGGTACATTCTTTAGAATTAAGCGTAGTTGGACAATTGCTTAAAGATAAAAGGGAAGAAAAGCTATTGTCTGTTGAATATATATCAAGAAACCTTTGCCTGCAAAGATCCATTATCGAATCTATAGAACACGGAAATTGGGGGGATCTGCCTCATATAGTATATGTAAAAGGTTACGTAAGGAAATATGCTGAACTATTGGGAAATTATGATCAAATACTGCCATATATCAATGAAAATCAATTAGAAAAGGATAATGAGAAGTTAAATAATAAGAAAAACGATAAAATTGAAAAAGATATAAAACATTTTTCTACACATAAAAGAACATCAAAGACCATATATATATATTCAGCCATTATTATTTTGATTTTAGGATTTTTTATTTTTGATAAAACGCAAAAGGATAGATCGGAAATATCAAAACTTGAAACTGCAGTGCAGGTTTCTAACAACATAAATGATGGCAATAGTAAAAGAAATATTCCTGATTTTATTGACACAAAAAAACTTATGATTACTTGTAATGAAAGAACATGGATAAACGTAATAATTGATGATACAGAAAAAAAAGAGTTTATGCTGAAGCCTCAAGAAGTAGTAATGTTTAATGCAAAAGAAAAATTTGATCTACTTATAGGAAATGCTGGTGGTGTAAAGCTTATACTTAATGGAAAAGACATTGGTTTTACAGGTGAAAACGGTCAGGTAAAGAGGGTAATCCTACCTTAA